CGGCGTCCAGGTGGCGATCCTGGATTCCGAGGTGCCCCGCACGCTGGCCACCGGCGGCTACAACCAGCGGCGGCAGGAGTGCGAGGAGGGCGTCGCCCTGCTGGCGCAGGCCCTCGGGCGCGACCTGGATGCCTTGCGGGACGTCTCCGAAGCCGAGTTCGCCGCGCATGCCCAGGTGCTGCCCATGCCGATCCGCGCCCGGGTCCGGCACGTGGTCAGCGAGAACGCCCGGGTACTGCGCGCCGCGACGTTCCTGGCGGCGGGGGACGTGACGGCTTTCGGGGAGCTGATGGACCAGTCGCACGATTCGCTGCGCGACGACTACGAGGTGTCCTGCGAGGAGCTGGATCTGCTGGTTTCGCTCGCTCGAAACACCCAAGGCGTGCTGGGCGCTCGCCTCACGGGCGCGGGTTTCGGCGGCTGCGCGGTGGCCCTGGTGCGGAGCGAGGCCTTGCCGGCATTGCAGGCCGCGCTCGACGGCTACATGCGCCAGACCGGCCTTACACCCGCCATCTGGCTCTGCAACGCCGCCTCCGGCGCGAGCGTTTCGCCGATCAGCTAGCGAGCAATGAGCCCGACGATCTTCCGCCAGGACGGCTTTCGCTTCTACTTCTTTTCCAGGGAGGAGCCGCGGCTGCACGTGCACGTGAGCTCCGGCAACGGAGAGGCCAAGTTCTGGCTGGATCCGGAGATAAGCCTGGCACGGAATCACGGCCTGAGAGACGATGATGTCGGACACGCCGCCCAGTTGATCCGGGAGCATGAGGATGAGATCCGCGCAGCCTGG
This DNA window, taken from Candidatus Tanganyikabacteria bacterium, encodes the following:
- a CDS encoding DUF4160 domain-containing protein, with translation MSPTIFRQDGFRFYFFSREEPRLHVHVSSGNGEAKFWLDPEISLARNHGLRDDDVGHAAQLIREHEDEIRAAWQIHFGR